A part of Candidatus Deferrimicrobium borealis genomic DNA contains:
- a CDS encoding OFA family MFS transporter, with product MADEKLTNRWLMVAAALVLQLCLGVLYAWSVFRAPLMKQFGWTVKEAGYPLMASFFFFAVGMIVAGRWQDKAGPKKVAIFGGVLLAAGCFLAGAIGQTVGGMVFAYGILGGLGVGFAYVTPIATCIKWFPDMRGTITGLAVFGFGAGTLVFGPLINKLIASIGLSQTFFAVGAIMLVCVCGAGSMFKVPPAGYKPAGWNPPTPSSTAPTKLDWTPNEIIGNGQFYVLWLIYLFGAGAGLMIIGQAVPIGLEVAKLDRAVAAAGLGTMALLNGLGRLVHGSISDKIGRKNTVILCFAEYLVAFLLLLPNADTFTKWLVGICIVGFSYGGYLAIMPSITADYFGTKSLGANYGYLFTAWGIAGVCGPFMIDAVKTATGSFTNAMYYISAACVAGIVLVFISKKPEFKGA from the coding sequence ATGGCTGACGAGAAGTTGACAAACCGCTGGTTAATGGTTGCCGCCGCGCTGGTTCTGCAGCTGTGCCTCGGCGTGCTCTACGCCTGGTCCGTGTTCCGCGCACCGCTGATGAAGCAGTTCGGCTGGACGGTTAAAGAGGCCGGGTACCCGCTGATGGCCTCGTTCTTCTTCTTCGCGGTGGGGATGATCGTCGCGGGAAGATGGCAGGACAAGGCGGGCCCGAAGAAGGTCGCCATCTTCGGCGGCGTTCTGCTGGCCGCCGGATGCTTCCTGGCCGGCGCGATCGGCCAGACGGTCGGCGGGATGGTCTTCGCGTACGGCATCCTCGGCGGCCTCGGCGTCGGGTTCGCCTACGTGACCCCGATCGCCACCTGCATCAAGTGGTTCCCCGACATGCGCGGAACGATCACCGGCCTCGCGGTCTTCGGGTTCGGCGCGGGCACCCTGGTCTTCGGACCGCTGATCAACAAGCTCATCGCCAGCATCGGGCTGTCCCAGACGTTCTTCGCGGTGGGCGCGATCATGCTCGTGTGCGTCTGCGGCGCGGGCTCCATGTTCAAGGTTCCGCCCGCCGGGTACAAGCCGGCCGGCTGGAATCCGCCGACGCCGTCGTCCACCGCCCCGACCAAGCTCGACTGGACTCCCAACGAGATCATCGGGAACGGCCAGTTCTACGTTCTCTGGCTCATCTACCTGTTCGGCGCGGGCGCGGGGCTCATGATCATCGGGCAGGCCGTTCCGATCGGCCTCGAAGTCGCCAAGCTCGACAGGGCGGTCGCGGCGGCGGGCCTCGGGACGATGGCGCTCCTCAACGGCCTCGGCCGGCTGGTCCACGGGTCGATCTCCGACAAGATCGGCCGGAAGAACACCGTCATCCTCTGCTTCGCCGAGTACCTCGTGGCGTTCCTGCTGCTGCTCCCGAACGCCGACACCTTCACCAAGTGGCTGGTCGGGATCTGCATCGTCGGCTTCTCCTACGGCGGATACCTGGCGATCATGCCCTCGATCACGGCCGACTACTTCGGCACGAAATCGCTGGGCGCGAACTACGGCTACCTGTTCACGGCGTGGGGGATCGCGGGCGTCTGCGGCCCGTTCATGATCGACGCGGTCAAGACGGCGACGGGCTCGTTTACGAACGCGATGTATTACATCTCCGCCGCCTGCGTGGCGGGGATCGTGCTGGTCTTCATCTCCAAGAAACCGGAGTTCAAGGGAGCCTGA
- a CDS encoding CBS and ACT domain-containing protein: MFVGPRMKRDLITVTPGATLEEAARLLTAHRIHHLPVVVEGNRLAGILSDTDLRNATLEGTSGADRGDSGRPVTVGEIMTRELVTLSPGDTLDDAMLVLSRQRIGALPVVEADRLVGILTKADILTALLSTLDIEGLGVRIEVVLRRDVKEVARLVAALADQDVEVRSLVLALHGADRYAAFVRVATIDVASVRDRLREKGFAVGELSDFYEPR; the protein is encoded by the coding sequence ATGTTCGTCGGCCCGAGGATGAAGCGCGACCTGATCACCGTCACGCCCGGGGCGACCCTGGAGGAGGCGGCCCGGCTGCTCACGGCGCACCGGATCCACCACCTGCCGGTGGTGGTGGAGGGGAACCGCCTCGCCGGGATCCTCTCCGACACGGATCTGCGGAACGCGACCCTCGAAGGGACGTCCGGCGCCGACCGCGGGGATTCCGGCCGTCCCGTGACGGTGGGGGAGATCATGACGCGGGAGCTGGTGACCCTCTCCCCGGGGGACACGCTGGACGACGCGATGCTGGTGCTCTCCCGCCAGCGGATCGGCGCCCTCCCGGTGGTCGAGGCCGATCGCCTCGTGGGGATCCTCACCAAGGCGGACATCCTTACCGCATTGCTGTCCACCCTCGACATCGAGGGGCTGGGGGTCCGGATCGAGGTGGTCCTGCGCCGGGACGTGAAGGAGGTGGCCCGGCTGGTCGCCGCGCTCGCCGACCAGGACGTGGAGGTGCGCAGCCTCGTCCTCGCTCTCCACGGGGCGGACCGGTACGCCGCGTTCGTCCGGGTCGCGACGATCGACGTGGCGTCGGTGCGGGACCGTCTCCGGGAGAAGGGGTTCGCCGTCGGGGAGCTGTCGGACTTCTACGAGCCGAGATAG
- a CDS encoding histone deacetylase, with translation MAFDTTQARGFGDPLPESEILEGFDRLIAADRLFGAELNSSIIKKSGKGAPFLVRRHPSHRRMLELWRDLFANRVSPQDLLDALAPEVLGLAHGDGLLLFGKGRVLYDCQIVRGNEAVGHLTLSFYREREPVFHFLPFPRRPGRRIVYIEGISLSAQSTGYASSLFRYYERLFHGLEFHRFRLKASLSVGKYYWAKEGFDCEDRKQFAEMRENLQSLVRRLHLPVEEQEIRRLNHASMVAAFRSDLQIPVYRNPDGYYATERDASHTEAFRFSLGKAFLLCSDPWDGYKVIYTDTPRRTGIVWSERFLDHETRPGHPESPKRMEALLAAIREGGLRESLIFLEPYTPTMASLRAVHDPAYLEAFREAVARGDRHFAVQDCSISEGSYETALLAAGGVMAGIDAVFSDRADNVFCAVRPPGHHAGRASAMGFCFLNNVAAGARYARSTYGIARIYILDWDVHHGNGTQALFNEDPLTFYCSLHEHPSFCYPGTGRRMEEGAGFGRGATLNIPLAPHAGDREMIEAFEREVVPSIEAFRPELILLSAGFDAHRDDPIAELECTEDAYVHMTRRVLELADKHCEGRVVSVLEGGYRMESLVSSAIAHIKTLQGREGSPCSSARG, from the coding sequence ATGGCGTTCGACACGACCCAGGCCAGAGGGTTCGGCGATCCCCTGCCGGAGAGCGAGATCCTCGAGGGGTTCGACCGGCTGATCGCGGCGGACCGGCTCTTCGGCGCCGAACTCAATTCCTCGATCATCAAGAAGAGCGGGAAAGGGGCGCCGTTCCTCGTCCGCCGGCACCCGTCGCACCGCCGCATGCTCGAGCTCTGGCGCGACCTCTTCGCGAACCGCGTTTCGCCGCAGGATCTCCTCGACGCGCTTGCCCCCGAGGTCCTCGGCCTTGCCCACGGCGACGGCCTCCTCCTGTTCGGGAAGGGGCGGGTCCTCTACGACTGCCAGATCGTCCGCGGGAACGAGGCGGTGGGCCACCTCACCCTCTCCTTTTACCGGGAGCGCGAGCCGGTGTTCCATTTCCTTCCCTTCCCGCGCCGCCCCGGCCGCCGGATCGTCTACATCGAGGGGATCTCCCTCTCCGCGCAGAGCACCGGCTACGCCTCGTCCCTCTTCCGCTACTACGAACGGCTCTTCCACGGCCTGGAATTCCACCGTTTCCGGTTGAAAGCTTCCCTTTCGGTGGGGAAATATTACTGGGCGAAGGAAGGGTTCGATTGCGAAGACCGGAAACAGTTCGCCGAAATGCGGGAGAACCTCCAGTCCCTCGTGCGGCGCCTGCACCTTCCGGTGGAGGAGCAGGAGATCCGACGGCTGAACCATGCCAGCATGGTGGCCGCCTTCCGCAGTGACCTCCAGATCCCCGTCTACCGGAACCCGGACGGGTATTACGCCACCGAACGGGACGCCTCGCACACCGAAGCGTTCCGGTTCTCCCTCGGGAAGGCGTTCCTCCTCTGCTCCGATCCGTGGGACGGGTACAAGGTCATCTACACCGACACGCCGCGGCGCACGGGGATCGTCTGGTCGGAGCGGTTCCTCGACCACGAGACGCGGCCGGGCCACCCGGAGAGTCCGAAACGGATGGAGGCGCTCCTCGCCGCGATCCGCGAGGGGGGGTTGCGGGAAAGCCTGATCTTCCTCGAGCCGTACACCCCGACGATGGCGTCGCTCCGCGCGGTGCACGATCCCGCCTATCTCGAGGCGTTCCGGGAGGCGGTCGCACGGGGGGACCGGCACTTCGCGGTGCAGGATTGCTCGATCTCGGAGGGGAGCTACGAGACCGCGCTGCTGGCGGCGGGGGGGGTGATGGCGGGGATCGACGCGGTCTTTTCGGATCGGGCGGACAACGTCTTCTGCGCCGTGCGGCCCCCGGGGCACCACGCGGGGCGCGCCTCCGCGATGGGGTTCTGCTTCCTGAACAACGTCGCCGCCGGAGCCCGGTACGCCCGGTCCACCTACGGCATCGCGCGCATCTACATCCTCGATTGGGACGTTCACCACGGGAACGGCACCCAGGCGCTGTTCAACGAGGATCCGCTCACCTTCTACTGCAGCCTCCACGAGCACCCGTCCTTCTGCTACCCGGGGACGGGGAGACGGATGGAGGAGGGGGCGGGGTTCGGGCGGGGAGCCACCCTGAACATCCCGCTGGCGCCCCACGCGGGCGACCGGGAGATGATCGAGGCGTTCGAGCGGGAAGTCGTCCCGTCGATCGAGGCGTTCCGGCCGGAGCTGATCCTGTTATCCGCCGGGTTCGACGCCCACCGGGACGATCCGATCGCCGAGCTCGAGTGCACGGAGGACGCCTACGTCCACATGACGCGGCGGGTCCTCGAACTGGCCGACAAGCATTGCGAGGGGCGGGTCGTCTCGGTGCTGGAAGGCGGGTACCGCATGGAGTCGCTGGTGTCCTCGGCGATCGCGCATATAAAAACATTGCAGGGAAGGGAGGGTTCGCCATGTTCGTCGGCCCGAGGATGA
- a CDS encoding CapA family protein, translating into MTRRYFLAPILLLALLPGLSARAEDNVAACPVESLPAIRVAAVGDIMMGTTFPEPILPPEDGATLFRSVAPLLAGHDVVFGNLEGPLTDVERSPKCPKPRRNGRPCFAFRTPPRYVRHLSEAGITAVNVANNHALDFGMEGLDNTLAVLDNAGIQPVGGERVAVFAISCRSVAVAGFSYSLPTRYVHPLLDAEAAREIVAGLKNEYDLVVVSFHGGAEGARAMRVTDAEEEFLGENRGNVVRFARTVVDAGADLVVGHGPHVPRAIEVYRGKLIAYSLGNFAVYSMFNIKGPSGLGYVLQAALDPETGNVVRFRTPSVTLRHPGIPEPDPSGKAETLLRTLSEEFLAGEPDAAERRETLSRVWK; encoded by the coding sequence ATGACGCGGCGATATTTCCTCGCACCGATCCTGCTGCTGGCGCTCCTTCCCGGCCTCTCCGCGAGGGCGGAGGACAACGTGGCGGCCTGCCCCGTGGAATCGCTCCCGGCGATCCGCGTCGCCGCGGTGGGCGACATCATGATGGGGACCACGTTCCCCGAGCCGATCCTGCCGCCGGAGGACGGCGCGACGCTCTTCCGCTCCGTCGCGCCGCTGCTCGCCGGGCACGACGTCGTCTTCGGCAACCTCGAAGGCCCGCTGACCGACGTGGAGCGCTCGCCGAAGTGCCCGAAGCCGCGCCGCAACGGGCGTCCCTGCTTCGCCTTCCGCACCCCCCCGCGATACGTCCGGCACCTTTCGGAGGCGGGCATCACCGCGGTGAACGTCGCGAACAACCACGCGCTCGATTTCGGGATGGAGGGGCTGGACAATACGCTCGCCGTGCTCGACAACGCGGGGATCCAGCCGGTCGGCGGGGAGCGGGTCGCGGTGTTCGCCATCTCCTGCAGGAGCGTGGCGGTGGCCGGGTTCTCCTACTCCCTCCCGACGCGGTATGTCCATCCGCTGCTCGACGCGGAAGCGGCGCGGGAGATCGTGGCGGGGCTGAAAAACGAATACGACCTGGTCGTCGTGTCGTTCCACGGCGGCGCCGAAGGGGCGCGGGCGATGCGCGTCACGGACGCGGAAGAGGAGTTCCTGGGGGAGAACCGGGGGAACGTCGTCCGGTTCGCGCGGACCGTCGTAGACGCGGGCGCCGATCTCGTGGTGGGGCACGGGCCCCACGTCCCGCGCGCCATCGAGGTGTACCGGGGGAAACTGATCGCCTACAGCCTGGGGAACTTCGCCGTCTACAGCATGTTCAACATCAAGGGGCCGAGCGGGCTCGGGTACGTGCTGCAGGCAGCGCTCGACCCGGAGACCGGAAACGTCGTCCGGTTCCGTACGCCGTCGGTCACCTTGCGCCACCCGGGGATCCCGGAACCCGACCCGTCCGGGAAGGCGGAGACGCTTCTGCGCACGCTGTCGGAGGAGTTCCTCGCGGGAGAGCCCGACGCCGCCGAGCGCCGCGAAACCTTATCGCGCGTGTGGAAATAG